Proteins from a single region of Hordeum vulgare subsp. vulgare chromosome 6H, MorexV3_pseudomolecules_assembly, whole genome shotgun sequence:
- the LOC123402304 gene encoding uncharacterized protein LOC123402304 encodes MDLITKGRFTPQQLTNQNNQKGMASPHHIAMELVGPKAGGSSSAVAVHHMFVVVVDGVESDIHEGTLHGSPGKVTVTSPGNLSADGLRSVVVRGGGGGAVVFTLCGDAAAEGVESASFVQCGATRVDGAREVSVSRCRSLEAEQAGKVTVERCREARLRGGGLLRATRCRRADVESFGEVRLARCKGVRADWCGSLEVQMCRAVDASRCGAVSGDRCRRVNVAGCGSVAVTHAVVKTVEEEQLQSQQTVSPQSSE; translated from the coding sequence TCAACAGCTTACCAACCAAAACAACCAGAAGGGGATGGCAAGCCCGCACCACATCGCGATGGAGCTCGTCGGTCCCAAGGCCGGCGGATCCTCCTCCGCCGTCGCCGTCCACCACatgttcgtcgtcgtcgtcgacggcgTTGAGTCGGacatccacgagggcacgctacACGGCAGTCCCGGCAAGGTCACCGTCACCAGCCCCGGGAACCTCTCCGCCGACGGCCTCCGTAGCGTCGTCGTGCGCGGCGGGGGAGGGGGCGCCGTCGTGTTCACCCTGTGCGGCGACGCGGCAGCCGAGGGCGTGGAGTCCGCGTCCTTCGTCCAGTGCGGCGCGACGCGCGTCGACGGCGCGCGGGAGGTGTCGGTCTCGCGGTGCCGGTCCCTGGAAGCGGAGCAGGCCGGCAAGGTGACGGTCGAGAGGTGCCGGGAGGCGCGGCTCCGAGGCGGCGGGCTCCTCCGCGCGACCCGCTGCAGGCGGGCGGACGTTGAGAGCTTCGGCGAGGTCCGCCTGGCGCGCTGCAAGGGGGTGCGCGCCGACTGGTGCGGCAGCCTGGAGGTGCAGATGTGCAGGGCGGTCGACGCCAGCCGGTGCGGTGCCGTGAGCGGCGACCGCTGCCGCCGCGTCAACGTCGCCGGGTGCGGCAGCGTCGCCGTGACCCACGCCGTGGTCAAGACGGTGGAGGAAGAGCAGCTGCAGTCGCAGCAAACCGTGTCTCCGCAGTCCAGTGAGTAA